Proteins co-encoded in one Bacillus paramycoides genomic window:
- the thiC gene encoding phosphomethylpyrimidine synthase ThiC encodes MKQSVSSEQIELKSSLPGSKKVYVDGPRAGMKVPMREIEQSETNGIPNPPIRVYDTSGPYTDPAYKVELEKGLQAPRHSWILERGDVEAYEGREVKPEDDGVKVASKHTPVFPQMGRKPLRAKQGANVTQMHYARNGIITSEMEYVAIREGVEPEFVRKEIAEGRAILPANINHPEAEPMIIGRNFHVKVNANIGNSAVSSSIAEEVEKMTWATRWGADTIMDLSTGKNIHTTREWIIRNAPVPVGTVPIYQALEKVNGIAEDLTWEVYRDTLIEQAEQGVDYFTIHAGVLLRYIPITAKRTTGIVSRGGSIMAQWCLFHHKENFLYTHFEEICEIMKQYDVSFSLGDGLRPGSIADANDEAQFSELETLGELTKIAWKHDVQVMIEGPGHVPMHLIKENMEKELDICQGAPFYTLGPLTTDIAPGYDHITSAIGAAMIGWFGTAMLCYVTPKEHLGLPNKDDVRTGVITYKIAAHAADLAKGHKTAHQRDDALSKARFEFRWRDQFNLSLDPERAMEYHDETLPAEGAKTAHFCSMCGPKFCSMRISHDIREYAKENDLETTEAIEKGMKEKAKEFKETGSHLYQ; translated from the coding sequence ATGAAACAATCTGTTTCATCTGAGCAAATTGAATTGAAATCGAGTTTACCAGGAAGTAAGAAAGTATATGTGGATGGGCCACGCGCGGGTATGAAAGTACCGATGCGTGAGATTGAACAAAGTGAAACGAACGGCATTCCGAATCCACCAATTCGTGTATATGATACGAGCGGTCCTTATACAGATCCTGCGTATAAAGTGGAGCTGGAAAAAGGGTTGCAGGCGCCGCGCCACTCTTGGATCCTAGAGCGCGGGGATGTAGAAGCATACGAAGGACGCGAAGTGAAACCAGAGGATGACGGTGTGAAGGTAGCTTCGAAACATACACCTGTTTTCCCGCAAATGGGTCGCAAACCGCTTAGAGCGAAGCAAGGTGCAAATGTTACGCAAATGCACTATGCACGTAATGGCATTATTACATCTGAGATGGAATATGTTGCGATCCGTGAAGGAGTAGAGCCTGAGTTTGTTCGTAAGGAAATCGCGGAAGGTCGAGCTATTTTACCAGCAAATATTAACCATCCGGAAGCAGAACCGATGATTATTGGACGTAACTTCCATGTGAAGGTCAATGCAAATATCGGAAACTCTGCTGTATCTTCTTCTATCGCAGAAGAAGTAGAGAAGATGACGTGGGCAACGCGCTGGGGTGCAGATACGATTATGGATTTATCTACAGGTAAAAATATTCATACGACACGTGAGTGGATTATTCGTAACGCGCCTGTACCAGTTGGGACTGTACCGATCTATCAAGCGCTGGAGAAAGTAAATGGAATTGCAGAAGATTTAACGTGGGAAGTGTATCGTGATACGTTAATTGAGCAAGCGGAGCAAGGCGTTGATTACTTTACAATTCACGCGGGCGTATTACTTCGCTACATTCCGATTACTGCAAAGCGTACGACAGGTATCGTTTCACGCGGTGGTTCGATTATGGCACAGTGGTGTTTATTCCATCATAAAGAAAACTTCTTGTATACTCATTTTGAAGAAATTTGTGAAATTATGAAGCAGTACGACGTTTCGTTCTCTCTTGGAGATGGATTACGTCCAGGTTCGATTGCAGATGCAAATGACGAAGCGCAATTCTCTGAACTTGAAACACTTGGTGAATTAACGAAGATTGCTTGGAAACATGATGTGCAAGTGATGATCGAAGGACCTGGGCATGTACCGATGCACTTAATTAAAGAGAATATGGAGAAAGAACTTGATATTTGTCAGGGTGCGCCGTTTTACACACTTGGGCCATTAACGACAGATATTGCACCAGGTTATGACCATATTACATCCGCAATTGGAGCTGCGATGATTGGCTGGTTTGGAACGGCGATGCTTTGTTATGTAACGCCGAAAGAACATTTAGGTTTACCGAATAAAGATGATGTACGCACGGGTGTTATTACGTACAAAATTGCAGCGCATGCAGCTGATCTTGCGAAAGGGCATAAAACGGCTCATCAGCGTGATGATGCACTTTCAAAAGCTCGCTTTGAATTCCGTTGGCGCGATCAATTTAATTTATCTTTAGATCCTGAACGTGCGATGGAATATCACGATGAAACATTGCCAGCAGAAGGCGCGAAAACAGCTCATTTCTGTTCCATGTGCGGACCGAAGTTTTGTAGTATGAGAATTTCACATGATATTCGTGAATATGCGAAAGAAAATGATTTAGAAACGACAGAAGCAATTGAAAAAGGAATGAAAGAGAAAGCGAAAGAATTTAAAGAAACAGGTAGTCATTTATACCAATAA
- the lldP gene encoding L-lactate permease: protein MNTWTQVYDPFGNIWISAAVALIPIIFFFLALAVFRMKGYVAGFITVVLTILVALFAYKMPFTMAMAATGYGFLYGLWPIAWIIIMSVFLYKISVKTGQFDVIRASVLSITNDHRLLVILIGFSFGAFLEGAAGFGAPVAITAALLAGLGLNPLYAAGLCLIANTAPVAFGAMGIPITVAGQVTGIDPHKIGQMAGHQLPFLSLFVPFFIVFLMDGFKGVRQTWPALFVAGSSFAITQFITATFLGPELPDITSALVSLVSLSLFLKVWQPKEIYQSKQANSEVAATTTATSMPELTVGKVVKAWSPFIILTVMVVIWSQSFFKALFAPGGALESLVFKFEIPGLHNLVMKAEPIVNKPTPYEAILKFDVLSATGTAILIACIISIFILKMSAKDAVATFKETLNELKMPILSIGFVLGFAFIANYSGLSSTLALALAGTGALFPFFSPFLGWIGVFLTGSDTSANALFSNLQAITAQQVGVSEVLLVAANTTGGVTGKMISPQSIAIACAAVGLAGKESDLFRFTVKHSLFFVIIVGIMTYVQAYYLTWMIP, encoded by the coding sequence ATGAACACATGGACACAAGTTTATGATCCGTTCGGAAATATTTGGATTTCGGCAGCGGTCGCACTTATTCCGATTATCTTTTTTTTCTTAGCGTTAGCAGTTTTCCGCATGAAGGGGTATGTGGCAGGTTTTATTACAGTTGTACTTACAATTTTAGTGGCGTTATTCGCTTATAAGATGCCGTTCACAATGGCGATGGCAGCGACCGGATATGGTTTTTTATACGGATTATGGCCAATTGCTTGGATTATCATTATGTCGGTATTTTTATATAAAATATCTGTGAAAACAGGTCAATTTGATGTCATTCGTGCATCTGTATTATCCATTACGAATGACCATCGTTTACTCGTTATTTTAATCGGTTTTTCATTCGGAGCATTTTTAGAAGGAGCAGCAGGATTTGGTGCACCAGTAGCGATTACGGCAGCGCTTCTTGCAGGTCTTGGATTAAATCCTTTATATGCAGCGGGTCTTTGCTTAATCGCAAATACGGCACCAGTAGCGTTCGGGGCGATGGGAATTCCGATTACAGTTGCTGGACAAGTAACTGGTATTGATCCACATAAAATTGGACAAATGGCTGGACATCAATTACCGTTCTTATCATTATTTGTTCCGTTCTTTATCGTATTTTTAATGGATGGATTTAAAGGAGTAAGACAAACATGGCCTGCTCTATTTGTAGCGGGTAGTTCATTTGCAATTACGCAGTTCATTACAGCGACATTCTTAGGACCAGAACTTCCGGATATTACGTCAGCACTAGTAAGCTTAGTGAGTTTATCGCTATTCTTAAAAGTTTGGCAGCCGAAAGAAATTTATCAGTCTAAACAAGCAAATAGTGAAGTAGCTGCGACAACGACGGCAACATCTATGCCGGAATTAACAGTAGGGAAAGTTGTAAAAGCATGGTCTCCATTTATTATTTTAACTGTGATGGTAGTCATTTGGAGTCAAAGCTTCTTTAAAGCGTTATTTGCTCCAGGCGGCGCATTAGAAAGCCTCGTGTTTAAGTTTGAAATTCCAGGCTTACACAATTTAGTAATGAAAGCAGAGCCAATTGTAAATAAACCGACGCCTTACGAGGCGATTTTGAAGTTTGATGTATTATCAGCAACAGGAACAGCAATCTTAATTGCTTGTATCATTTCTATCTTTATTTTGAAAATGAGTGCAAAAGATGCAGTAGCGACATTTAAAGAAACGTTAAATGAGCTTAAAATGCCAATTCTATCTATCGGATTCGTATTAGGATTTGCATTTATTGCAAACTATTCTGGTTTATCTTCTACATTAGCGTTAGCGCTTGCAGGAACTGGAGCACTATTCCCGTTCTTCTCACCATTCTTAGGTTGGATTGGGGTATTCTTAACAGGATCTGATACGTCAGCAAATGCATTGTTCTCGAATTTACAAGCGATTACAGCGCAGCAAGTCGGTGTATCTGAAGTGCTTCTTGTTGCAGCAAATACAACGGGCGGTGTAACAGGAAAAATGATTTCTCCGCAATCGATTGCAATTGCTTGTGCAGCAGTTGGACTTGCTGGAAAAGAATCAGATTTATTCCGCTTTACAGTGAAGCATAGTTTATTCTTCGTAATTATTGTTGGTATTATGACGTATGTACAGGCATATTATTTAACGTGGATGATTCCATAA
- a CDS encoding DUF4870 domain-containing protein, which yields MNGNKILAALSYFSVLFAPILFPIIVWIVGDSETKPHAKRALWTHIIPSIAAFIGFIILGIMGIGSNQPDVTLGIGSMIILCICGIISLYYFIWNIVKGIKILTA from the coding sequence ATGAACGGAAACAAAATATTAGCAGCTTTATCATACTTTAGTGTATTATTTGCTCCTATCTTATTCCCAATCATTGTGTGGATCGTGGGGGATTCTGAAACGAAACCACACGCAAAACGTGCTCTATGGACACACATTATTCCAAGTATCGCGGCATTTATCGGATTTATTATTCTAGGAATTATGGGTATCGGATCAAATCAACCAGACGTAACACTTGGTATTGGATCAATGATCATCTTATGTATTTGCGGTATTATTAGCTTATACTACTTCATTTGGAACATCGTAAAAGGTATTAAAATACTGACAGCTTAA
- a CDS encoding metal-binding protein, which produces MPSGRTHTKINLISLPVVLFMLFSYGLTNFDFLLTFAIGFLVGTTFLTPDLDTYSNAYNKWGFLRIFWYPYKKVMPHRSFFTHTIILGDVIRIAYMLIVFSPFLFLLNVIAFDGNLIEMAKEHEVEIVTFVMGIVVASTLHIIADKVNTRRKKMMRKKKKRRR; this is translated from the coding sequence ATGCCATCAGGAAGAACGCATACGAAAATAAACTTAATATCCCTTCCGGTTGTTTTGTTTATGCTCTTTTCGTATGGATTAACAAATTTTGATTTTTTATTAACTTTTGCAATTGGTTTTCTAGTAGGTACTACATTTTTAACACCGGATTTAGATACGTATAGTAATGCGTATAATAAATGGGGATTCCTGCGTATATTTTGGTATCCGTATAAGAAGGTTATGCCGCATCGCTCCTTCTTTACACATACAATTATACTTGGTGATGTAATTCGTATTGCATACATGTTAATTGTGTTTTCTCCGTTTTTATTTCTATTAAATGTAATCGCGTTTGATGGAAATTTAATAGAAATGGCGAAGGAACATGAGGTTGAAATTGTAACGTTCGTAATGGGAATTGTTGTAGCAAGTACGCTTCACATTATAGCGGATAAAGTGAATACGCGCCGCAAAAAAATGATGAGAAAAAAGAAAAAACGCAGAAGATAA
- a CDS encoding YkvA family protein codes for MEQKFSVEAFWKKVKHVAKQAGQSVIYASLLLFYVLQKPDVPKRVKIIVIGALAYFIAPIDAIPDFVAGIGYTDDLGALMAALLQASLYVNEDVKDKARVKLAEWFGSDIDTSFIDQKLDQ; via the coding sequence ATGGAACAAAAATTTTCAGTTGAAGCGTTTTGGAAAAAAGTGAAACATGTTGCAAAACAAGCAGGGCAATCGGTTATTTATGCAAGTTTATTATTGTTTTACGTTTTGCAGAAACCGGATGTTCCAAAACGAGTGAAAATTATTGTAATTGGAGCACTTGCTTATTTTATTGCACCGATTGATGCAATTCCAGATTTCGTTGCTGGAATTGGTTATACGGATGATTTAGGGGCGTTAATGGCTGCGCTATTACAAGCGTCGTTATACGTCAATGAAGATGTGAAAGATAAGGCACGAGTGAAGTTGGCAGAATGGTTTGGTTCGGATATAGACACATCCTTTATCGATCAGAAATTAGATCAATAG